From a region of the Pan paniscus chromosome 19, NHGRI_mPanPan1-v2.0_pri, whole genome shotgun sequence genome:
- the LOC134729439 gene encoding LOW QUALITY PROTEIN: putative olfactory receptor 3A4 (The sequence of the model RefSeq protein was modified relative to this genomic sequence to represent the inferred CDS: inserted 2 bases in 2 codons) — MDLGNSGNDSVVTKFVLLGLTETPALQPILFVIFLLAYVTTVGGNLSILAAILMETELHSPMYFFLGNLSLLDVGCVSVTVPAMLRHFISNDRSIPYKACLSQLFFFHLLAGADCFLLTVMAYDCYLAICQPLTYSSRMSWGTQQALVGMSCVFSFTNALTQTVALSTLNFCGPNVINHFYCDLPQLCQLSCSSVRLNEQLLFVAAAFMGVAPLVLISVSYAHVAAAVLRIRSAEGXKAFSTCSSHLTVVGIFYGTGVFSYTRLGSVESSDKHKGXGILNTEISPMLNPLIYSLRNPDVQGALQRVLMGRQSPK; from the exons ATGGATCTGGGGAACTCAGGGAATGATTCGGTTGTGACCAAGTTTGTCCTGCTGGGCCTCACAGAGACTCCAGCTCTACAGCCCATCCTCTTTGTCATCTTCCTTCTTGCTTACGTCACTACCGTTGGAGGCAACCTCAGCATCCTGGCGGCTATCCTTATGGAAACCGAACTCCACAgccccatgtacttcttcctggGGAACTTGTCCCTGCTAGATGTGGGGTGTGTCAGTGTCACTGTCCCTGCCATGCTGAGGCATTTCATATCCAACGACAGAAGCATTCCCTATAaggcctgcctctcccagctcttcTTCTTCCACCTCCTGGCTGGGGCAGACTGCTTCTTGCTGACCGTCATGGCCTATGACTGCTATCTGGCCATCTGCCAGCCCCTCACCTACAGCAGCCGCATGAGCTGGGGAACCCAGCAAGCCCTGGTGGGCATGTCATGTGTCTTTTCCTTCACCAATGCACTGACCCAAACTGTTGCCCTGTCTACTCTTAACTTCTGTGGCCCCAATGTGATCAATCACTTCTACTGTGACCTCCCACAGCTCTGCCAGCTCTCCTGCTCCAGTGTTCGTCTCAATGAGCAGTTGCTGTTTGTAGCAGCAGCTTTCATGGGTGTGGCCCCCTTGGTCCTCATCAGTGTGTCCTATGCCCATGTGGCAGCTGCAGTCCTGCGAATCCGCTCTGCAGAGG AGAAAGCCTTCTCCACGTGTAGttcccacctcactgtggtgggCATCTTCTATGGGACGGGCGTCTTCAGCTACACAAGGCTGGGTTCAGTGGAGTCTTCGGACAAGCACAAGG ATGGCATCCTCAACACTGAAATCAGCCCCATGCTGAACCCACTCATCTACAGCCTTAGGAACCCTGATGTGCAGGGTGCCCTCCAGAGGGTGCTCATGGGGAGACAATCCCCCAAGTGA